One Bacteroidota bacterium genomic window, GAATTGGGCCAATATTTCGTGACCCTCACGGCTTGGTCAGGCGAAGGCTGCATCAGCCGCGTTGTGCATGGACCTTTTACCCTGATCGAGGGGGGTGTTTTCCTGCCGAATGTCTTCAGCCCGAATGGCGATGGCCTCAACGATGGCTTTGTAACACTTTATACAGGTTCGCAGCCTTTTACGATGTCAATTTTTGACCGGTGGGGGGCGCAGCACTTCAGCACCCGCAACAAGCTCGAGGCTTGGGACGGCAGCAACAAAAACGGGGAACCATTGCCCGATGGCGTCTATTTCTTCAAGGTGACCATCGGCGAAAAGGAATATGTGGGGCAAGTCACCTTGGTGAGGTAGAATTTGGTGACCTGTTCCTTCGAATGGGTTGCTTCAAAAGTCCAATTTGCTTACCTTGATTGAATGAAAAGCACATTCTTGTTTGCCCTGCTGATCCCGGTACTGTTTTTTGCCACCTGCAAAGGCGGCAGCAGCCCGACCACACCCTTTTCAACCCCGGAAGCAACGTTTGAGACCATGGTCACCGCGATCAAGGCCAAGGACTTGGACAAATACACCCAATGTTGGTATCCGGAGAGGTTGGAGCGCGAAAGCGAAGTGAACAAAATCAAAGAAGATCCGTCAACCTGGGACGAATTGGGTGCCATGTTTAAGGGTTCGCTCAAGTTGAAAGAGACCGGGGAGCGCTCAGAAGACGGCAAAACGGTCAAAAAATTCCAGGTCAATTCGCCGGATGTGGAAAATGGAATTGGTGCGATCACCCTGATCCAAGACGGCGACAAATGGTTGATGTATTCTTGGTAAAAGGGTCTACGGACGGTCGCCATTCGAAGGCATTCTCAACCCAGCCTCAAAACCTCCTTGCCTTAAAACGGATCACTCGTCCAATGAAATTCTCCTTGGAGTAGTGGCAATTTGCGCCAATCCATCATTTTTAATTCGACGGCGAGCGTATCGGCATTCATCAGCCCGGAAAGTTGCAGGGTTGAATCGCTGCGCGTGACATATTCGAAGTCCCCGAAGGCGAGCGTTGCAGGATCCAAAAACCGGATTTGTTTTGCGGCGGTGTCCCATTCAAGCACGTAGTCGTGGATTTTGTCGTCCATGGTTTGAATGTCAAAAAAGCCTTTTCGGTGAACGAAAACGCGGCGCCACCGACTTTCCATTCGCAAGTCCGGCGCCAATGAGTCGCCATTCCTGACAAATTCGGTGACTTTGTACGCTCCATGGAACGGCGGACGGGGTGCAAGGTCATCGTTGAAATTGCCGGTGGAAACGTAAGGCGCCAAGGCGTCAAAAAGCAAAATGGAGACCACGAAGGTTTTGGCAGCGATGTGGGCAATCCGGCGCCATCCCGGATGCCATTGCGGTTCCCAAAGTTTCGTCACTTGACTCGGCCTACCAAGGAAGAAATCCCATACCCGCAGTCCCGACGGGGCAATCAGCA contains:
- a CDS encoding gliding motility-associated C-terminal domain-containing protein, which encodes MSGNATLHIWNFGDGSPVSNSPHPIHTYTRPGDYVVTHTTATVGACEDVATSVTVHVRDTVVADFRSEPDFPTTMIFPDQQLFLYDQTVGASQLLWDFGDGIFSELTNPVHSYTELGQYFVTLTAWSGEGCISRVVHGPFTLIEGGVFLPNVFSPNGDGLNDGFVTLYTGSQPFTMSIFDRWGAQHFSTRNKLEAWDGSNKNGEPLPDGVYFFKVTIGEKEYVGQVTLVR